The Thermobispora bispora DSM 43833 genome window below encodes:
- a CDS encoding flavin reductase family protein yields the protein MTAEPTEPALTHPAGVAPPTPAEFRRALGMFASGVTVITAVDGGEPVGFACQAFASVSLEPPLILFCADRKGRTWPRIRRAGRFTVNVLGEDQTDLCLRFGSRTGKRFDGLEWSLSRWGTPALPDVLVRIHAEVHAVHTAGDHDVVIGRVLELEPVTEQRPLIFFRGRFGIDAEPEPSLGPNLWGWGDHWG from the coding sequence ATGACAGCTGAGCCCACCGAACCGGCGCTCACCCACCCCGCCGGCGTGGCGCCACCCACCCCCGCCGAGTTCCGGCGGGCGCTCGGCATGTTCGCGAGCGGGGTCACGGTGATCACCGCCGTGGACGGCGGGGAACCGGTCGGCTTCGCCTGTCAGGCGTTCGCGTCCGTCTCCCTGGAGCCGCCGCTCATCCTGTTCTGCGCCGACCGCAAGGGCCGCACCTGGCCGAGGATCAGGAGAGCGGGCCGCTTCACCGTGAACGTCCTCGGTGAGGACCAGACCGACCTCTGCCTCCGCTTCGGCTCCCGCACCGGGAAGCGGTTCGACGGGCTGGAGTGGAGCCTGTCCCGCTGGGGCACCCCGGCCCTGCCCGATGTGCTGGTGCGCATCCACGCCGAGGTGCACGCCGTGCACACCGCCGGGGACCACGACGTGGTGATCGGCCGGGTGCTGGAGCTGGAACCGGTCACCGAGCAGCGGCCGCTGATCTTCTTCCGCGGCAGGTTCGGCATCGACGCCGAGCCAGAGCCGTCGCTCGGCCCCAACCTCTGGGGCTGGGGCGACCACTGGGGCTAG